ATTGCtttttagttttgtgttttttttgttcaccaAAGACACCAAGATCCATCTTCCTTCATTgtatttgagagaaggcagacattaATAATTGGCAACTTACACCAAAACTATcaagattgataaatagcactacaggttggagaaaaaatatgttgttgttttttttattttaaaacgaACTGTCGCCTggtattattaccattattgcTATTTACAAAATGCAAGGCCCTCAAGATACTTCACCAGGGGATGAAAACATTGACAACATGCATCTTTTCCAGAGTGTAACaaacaacatgatctcacagaaatccgtgaaatagccacggatttcgcttaactcaaaatccgtggaatagccacggaatcactcaaatttccgtgaaactgacacagatttcgctacaatgcaagttaatgacagtcatatcccgtggctattccaacatacaaagtgattatgtacattcactgagtgaatatttagaaaataaaacatatatttctcgctagaaatgtgatcaaaatccatttttatgcagaaacaaagtcaaaatattaattttttcactaaaaatgagagaactgtccgccatgttttttgttctgaccgccgggaccttgaaagtcacgtgacttggaacaaaccaataggaaaaaatatcaatgggatggccacgggatatgactgtctttaacttgtattgtagcgaaatccgtgtcagtttcacggaaatttgagcgattccgtggctattccacggattttgagttaagcgaaatccgtggctatttcacggatttctgtgagaccaggttggtaacaaaaataattttcaaaaaaatgaaaacgacTTATTTTGGAAATAATGGGCATAAAATAAAGGGcataaaaacaactttgtcACATGGCTGAAAAAAACGCTCGTGGGTACTTTCCCAGTTAGAGAGTCACACACCTTTGCTCTTGTGCATTTGCCCATTGATCTTGGTGAGGATGCGGGTGTAGCAGAAAATCATGACTAGCAGGGGGACGACATACAGCGTCACAAAGTGAAACATGTTGTATGCCGTTTCCTGCCAGAGGTACCGGAAGCTTCCATGGGTGACACACTGAGTGAAGTCCACTCCTTCAGCCTTAATGGCCCGAAAGATGAACAGCTGAGGGTGAAGAGAGTGTAAAGTGATGAAGAATGAATTTCATGcagtcacaaaaaaacacagtgtagtttgtttttattaaacaaactTTGTCTTCTATAGTTGATCTagttgatattaaaaaaaaaaaatacacaaagatgTACACAATGCAGGAGCTTCTTTGACTCCTCATAGTGTACCAATTATACCATGAGAAAACCACATGTAACGGGCtataaaggttgtttttttcttttttttctcgtgaGCGTATGAATTTACAGCACTGCTTACACCTGAGCTGAACTACTTGTGTGAATAAAATGCTtgttatgctacctatacatcagaagactttgaaaatatttggaaaagactcccagaaaactatcagctcagtttagagtttttagtctcacactgagattttagacggactgaatcttgcagggtcactatttacaagactacaactagattcttttagcattttttcccatcatgctcttagtaaaaacttacaaaatggaggagaagcagcgtttggctccagctgctctagtgtgtgcagtggtttgtgatgaaaaaaaaaaacaacaaaaagaggagaagacgccacaaaatgctccctcacaaagctgaaaaagggtttctgtttttctgacatgaaaagttgactatttcacagtaaaaatagatataaggaagaataaaggaaaggaaaattttgaaatgaattcatgatatacatttatgtcctatttaattatcatttgtttaattgaataattatatttatcagctctatcaactttcatttagttaatcatacattactcatcaattatttattacttatttatgtatacatttatttataaatttgaactgggtctccttactgttctctttactaagaaacagcgcccacaaaaatctaaatatatgacatcactctATTTTTATtaaggactgagcttactatcATTATTGTggtgttcctttttcctgtggaagtggttttactggccggtctggaaccggggacctttcccccgctcatctattggttggtgattgtgttacgtcactgagacttgagataatatcaaacacgtttgatatgatccaaaccaagactaggaaaagactgatatgaaacagagcagattactaccttaaacttaaccatggagataaCGGGatcgccgtgactccagtaaaactcctagatttactaaagactttcagtttttagtctgggactgtggaaaattgtttggtgtaagcccagcattagtaGCTGTAGTCACTCGCtagtttattttgaattaaCCTCACATGAAGTGCTGCCACAGTTAAAATAAATCCCCAAATGTGGATTAATTCGCCGCTAAAAACAAGCCCTTACAAATGTACTACATCCTCCTGTTTGAGtgacatttgttaaaaaaaatacagtgaccAGCTGTTTTAGGAAATTACTGAAccctttatgaaaaaaaagaagctataaacatgttttatgcagtgttatcaaagattTATGTCTTCAGTAGGATGTAATgggacaaacagagagagacggaCTAACACATTGTTGGTTCGAATTTCTAACAAGATCTCACTGATTGAGTTATTGGATATATTTCAATGCATATTCATTTAAGTTGTGAGAAACTTTCATATTTATGACTACTTTTATATTATACCTAACTGTACCTTTAACATATGACTCTAGCATAATAAGAACACTAATATGGTCATGATTATTGCTGCCTCCTGCCAGAGGTACCGGAAGCTTCCATGTGGTGACACACTGGGTGAAGTCCACTCACAGCTGAGGATGAAGAGAGTGTAAAGTGATGAAGAATGAATTTCATGCAGTCACAACAAACACAAGTGaggtttgtttttaataaacaaacttatttacttgtgtttgtgtctgcacaaCCTGTGGTTCGACCAATCAGTGTCCTGTAAGGAGCTGCTGCAAACAACAGCTGCTGCACCACCaaacctctgcagatgatccagaacgcggctgtgcatctggtcttcaaccagcccaggagagctgCTCGTCTCTGTGCACTGGCTCCTGGTCACaacccgcatcaaattcaaagccttgtttCTTGCCTACAAATAGCAACAGGGCACAAACTGTTCGCACTGACTGCTTGTGCGACCTAATAACACTTAACCCATCACATTTACTCTaatgttgtttcttgacttcatctttgcttgtgtccTATTAACTCTTAAATGTATGTACgtagctttggataaaagcatctgctaaatgacattgtagtaTTGTAGTATTAGTCCCCATGCCACTTTGCCCCTGAGTTTGTGGCATATAAAAACCTCTTTATACTGTTCACATGGGGGtcttaggcctgtcacgataacacgtttattaggacgatatattttcccagaaactatcacgataaacgattgTATCATTGTATcaattgttttagttttataatgatatttgagcataataagtacatccttttccacggCATTAGTTTTGAAATCTATTCCAAGTCAAaagtttttcatgttataaagtgtattgagtatgtgcttatgttgccCCCGTATCCTCTTCTTATGCTGTATTTCTTCCattcctgtcttcctgtcctgtccacccctttgtcatattgtatgtatgtttatatatatatatatgtattgagGGGTGGATTgtcatttcgttgtcctagtacttgttactctgttcaatgacaataaagttgaatctcatctcATCATTTCAAAGGTCACATAATTTAATGAAGTGTATTAATGAGTTTACCAAACTAACTGTTGTCTAactatgctacctcacgaccgttgcgctcttccaatgaacggcgcctggctctgccccccgttggtccaaggcaatccagactctttgcatttcttgttccccgctggtggaacacactaccagttccaaccagagcaggggcgtccctctctaccttttaaaaaaactcctgaagatccagctcttcagagagcatcttcttcctagcgccacacgataattctactcctcaaagttattgatgcactaattattatcgcactataccttgattgtttgtttttactcttcctgtaagtcgctttggataaaagagtctgctaaatgactaaatgtaaatgtaaacctTTAAACATGATCATCAAGTGACAAAAGCTCCTCTCATGTTAGTGGAACTGTTAACCTTATGAGCTTTGACTCAGCACCCCGAGATGAAATTAAGAATTTAGTGTAGCCTAGAACCTAGGGTACCTGTGGTGATGCCAGCAGCAAGCTGAGAGTCCAGGCCACCAGCAACATGCGTCTGTTCCTGAGGCCAGCATCGAGAGAATCCAGAGGATGAAGGATGGCCCGGTATCGGTCCAGACTTACCACCACCAGTATGAATGCTGCTGAGTGCATGGCAAAGAGCTTGAGGAAACACAGCAGCTTACACATGATATCCCCACCATACCACTGCACTGTAATATTCCAAATGGCATCCAGTGGCATGACAACAAAAGTCATCACAAGATCAGCTGATGCCAAGCTGGTGATGAGCGGGCGGAGGTGTGCTGCAAGAcgatagccccgcccccagcgcACACTGATCAGGACTGACAGGTTACTGGCTGCCGCGAAGACAAACAGCACCATGGTGGCTGCTACGCGGCAGCGGGCAGCCACGGTGAAGGATGGAGCCACCCAGGGTTGAGGCGAGGGTGGAACGGACGAGTTCAGCAGGTAGAAGACAGGATCATCTGGATCTGCATGTGTGGAAACCCACAGAGACAGGTTTCCTGCCATCCTGtgccagagagagaaagcaatCAGGCCATAAACAGGCACAGtgttgatcaaaaaaaaaaaatgttgattgaCATTATTATATCAGTATTATGGCATGAACCAGTGATCTTATTCtggtaaaacacaaaacatgcaaGCACTCTCACTGGGACAAAGCTTCAAAAGTACTGAAGGATAGGGATATTTGGtatagcttagcttagcttagcttagatagatagatagatagatagatagatagatagatagatagatagatagatagatagatagatagatagatagatagatagatagatagatagatagatagatagatagatagatagatagatagatagatagatagatagatagatagatagatagatagatagactttatttatcccaagctgggaaattacagacaataacaacacaattaaataaaaagaacaacctaggcatacttcaagcaataaaatataaaaatacaataaaatacaataaaatgtaatgtaaaaataaaaataaagtgtctaaagaaggaatatgtattaaggagtagaattccagtgcagaataaatatgaatatgcagtatgaAAATgctggtgctatgaaacaaataaggtgcaatgaacagtgtgcatacagaacacataaacacataaagcttagctgtaactgaagtgttaaaactattatttgttagAAAACTTCAGTGCCTTTGCAGAAGTGTGCTCAACGAACATTTAAAGTTAAGTTCCCTTATTTGGCTTTGGGTTAAGAGACCACATTGTGCCCTCTTACTGAACCTTTCCTGAAAATCAATTAGAAATAGGTCAAGGGGCAGCTCTCTCAGTTGAAACATACACACAGGCCTAACAAGGAAGTAAGAAACATATATGTAGCGcactaaaatacagaaaacgaaacaaaaacaaaaaaacaagaaagggttaaaagacattGCCTGCAACAGTTAAAATAATGGATGGAAATAAAATGTGGTTTCATGATTTTGTACTCTCAAACCAGTAGTATTACTGGTTGACCAGTGGGGCTTTGTTGCCCCACTGGTCAGGCTGATAGTTTAATACCCCACCCACCTGGCCTGTTGTGAAAGCCAACCTGCCATACGGCCACCATTAAATACAAACCCAGCCCACCCACACTAATGTATTTTTAGCCCACTGTTTGTCTACACTGTGTACAATAGCAATGGAGCCCTCAGTGTGAAGTAACTGACACAGAGATTCTTTGGATCACATTCGGTTCACTTGCTGACTGAAAGGCCCGAAGGTCAAACACTCGCTCACCTCAAGGCTGTATCTGGTGTTGGCCAGACGACAGCGAGGCCAGCCTATAGATAACAGCCTGCCTTTCTCTTCTCCACTGACAGGGCAGAGGAATGCATTCTGGCTCACACAAAGGAGCACACATGAGACTAACAGATACCCAGCAGAACGTGATACATGTCACCTGAGACAACAACCCCCACAACACTATGTAGCTAAGTACAGGGTTGTGGGGTCTCTTATATAAAACAGTGTATAGAATCCACACTAATGTAAAAGATGAAAATGGTATGtgccaaaaaaatgtacacaaaaactATATGAAAACTACAAACTTACTGGGTGATATCTGCGCAGTATGAAAGGATATTATTCAAAACTACTGTCTCTCTGTTCTGCAGTTCTTTAATCCTTTTAGAGCgggtttgttttattcatttatttattttttacaaaataacaaagcTGCTCGCCTTTACAGCTACTTCATGTTTCAGCAATTTTGAGTAATTACTATTTGTTACCCACATTTGGTCCTAAACCAAAtcttttgccatttttattAGTCGAGAATGATTACAAAAGGTCAAAAAcccaccaagaccttgaggaacattAAAGAACAATCCACGCtgttttttggttttaaaaaatttCTTGGAAATTTCAGTAATTTTGGCAATTGGATGGCGAGCACTTAGGTTGTGTAAACTGcttattgtcaataaacctaggGAAGACATATATCCTCTTATCTACGTTTCTAGTTTACGGTTGTAAAGTTTTATGAGGCTGTGAAATTGATCTGCTAGACAAACTTAATGCATGCCTTAATTACCCTATAGCCTCCAATACCACCGTGAGGAATCTTGGAGTTATCTCTAATCAGGCTCTGTCATTTAACtctcatataaaacaaacttcaaggactgcattatttcacctacgtaatattgcaaaaattagacacatcctgtcccaaaaggatgcagaaaaattagttcatgcttttgtttcatcaaggttagattactgtaactccttactgtcaggctgctccaataaatccctttaaactcttcagttagtccagaatgctgcggctcgtgtatTGACGAGAACCAAGTAAAGAGAatgttctagcttcgctgcactggctccctgtaaaatccagaattgagtttaaaatccttcttcttacttacaaagctctaaatggtcaggcaccatcatatcttaaagacctcatcaaggttattatagttaacgaaaactaacgaaataacgaaaactagaattgaaaaaacattttcgttaactgaaataaaaataaaaactagagttttaaaaaaaacggtaactaactaactttaactgtattgtgaggttacaaaactaactaaaactaactgaaattatagtgaaaatgtccttagttttcgtttttgtcaacttttttcattcataattcagtgtttctatttaaacatgcaacacatggtgaatatgtttactgagactgggatgtctacactccaaccaaaattcaaaacacccagaactgtaagagttaataaccttattggggctgagatggataaaccaaaggaaataaaggcaaaatgtattatgacctctttgaatctggcgctaaaactaacactaaaactaataaaaactaaactaaaactaagcattttcaaaaaataaaaactaaactaaaactagaaaactcactctaaaaactaactaaaactaactgaatttgaaaacaaaaattcacaacgaaattaaaactaaaactaatgaaaaatacaaaactattataaccgtggacctcatagtgccatattacccttctagagcactacgctcccaaaatgCTCGGTTACTCGTgattcctaaagtccttaaaagtagattgggagccagagccttcagttatcaagctcctctcctgtggaatcatctcccagtctcagtacgggaggcagacaccctctttttatttaagagtaaacttaaaactttcctctttgacaaaacctatagttagggctatgcccaatgtgtcgggggacacgatacaccggggccctctttctctctctctctctctctgatgtcccaataataaCATGTCATAAGCTTGTATTTTCACAGAGAACTcgcacttttctttgctctctcttccacagggtgtggagctgtggtcctgctctgCATCACTCCTGCCGGTCTCACTGCCGTGGATCTtgttcggccccagatgggaacgCTCCTCTCCTGTTTCACTCTTCACTGACTGCATCACTGCTGGCCAATGGTAGcgcttcacctgctgctgtgcccttcccagaactcctgcttttcctgtctctctccacCTACCCtccctctctatcctccctcctctcccccttTCAACCTCCATCTACTCTAtcctactctgttgatctgccctgtacaatgacatctattgcacgactgtccgtcctgggagatggatccctcctctgtctctccctgaggtttcttcttctttttcccctgttaaaggggttttttgaggagtttttgcCTGGCCTAtatgagggtctaaggacagaagATGTCATActatgtacagtctgtgaaaccctttgaggcaaatctgtgatttttgattttgggctatataaataaaattgacttgacttgacagacagatggttcatccaatcacctgccaggtatttttgtgaaagtgTCTGCCCTTTTCTGAACAGTTTCCAATGATGTCTACTCAGATGGTTCCTTGGAACAAAACATCTGGCAGCGTCACGGTTCATTTCATGTCTAAATGTTTTATGCATAGTGGATGTAAGATCTTCCAAGCAGTTTGCGTAACCCAGCAAATAATGAAGAGGCTTTCCTCTTTTATCCTTCCAGTCTTCAATATGATAATATGCCTCAGTTGGATATCATTTCCATATCGTTCTTTCACTCTCAATGTGCTGGTGCTTCAGTTTGTTAGGTTTGTTATGTTAACAGTGTGTTGTAAGCTCATGCAGACTGGGCACTCCTACGGCAATTTATGTTTCAACTCTCCACAAGTCagtgctttttttaatgtaatcagCAGTAATGTAACATATGCTCGATCAGCAGGAGTATAAGGTGCATGATCGGCAAACCACATCCAGGAAGGCGGCGCGGCGGCTCCCTCTGCTGGGGGACCCCGACACCTCTTTATGTGCTGTTGCACCAAAGAAGTCACTTCAGTGAATCACCCCGTGGTGTTAAACCTGCTCACACGGACAGGTGATCCATGATAGTTCCAGTCCCAGTTCACccaataaaagcaaacacaactCTTGTGTTCTCCTCAGAAAGCTGTTCTCCCTGGGTGCATCCTGCTTTTTCTCCAGATCCAGATCCTACTGCATTAGACTGACACCCCCACCGACCTgctcacactgaaacacactaaACCACCGCTATCAGCACACCTCACTACTTTGAAGTACAAAGACACAAGCAGCAGcatcttacctgcagagaggagccgTATCAGTGTACTCTGCTGGGGCTcagagggagacagagctgTCCAAAGTGTCCAAGCATCACGCTGCCTGCATGCTGCCTGTCCTCCGGCGGTCCACCCCGCTCAGTCAGCTATCTGATCCGCATCAccgtggtttaaaaaaaaaatcaatctaggttttttttttactgcatccATCTGCTCGCTCCATCACCCACCTGAACGCGCACACTCGCACACCGTCCTCTACAGTGAATGACTGTACTGGTTGAAGAGGAGCCGGTGCGAGGATGCCGATTGGTTAATTAATGCCGGTGACGTGTGGGGTGGTGCAGCGGTAGCCACCTTTGTGACAGAAAGACATCCTGGGGAATTTCCAGTACATTATAGGCTCTTTATGCAGAGGTGAGGAGAGAATAGCTGAAATGCCGTTCATTTGATGATCATTACAGGATCATTTGCCCGACTCTTATCTTTTCATCACTTGCCTTTTCAGTGTAAAAGaacgtacatatatatatatatatatatatatatatata
This genomic interval from Centropristis striata isolate RG_2023a ecotype Rhode Island chromosome 14, C.striata_1.0, whole genome shotgun sequence contains the following:
- the LOC131985572 gene encoding gonadotropin-releasing hormone II receptor-like: MAGNLSLWVSTHADPDDPVFYLLNSSVPPSPQPWVAPSFTVAARCRVAATMVLFVFAAASNLSVLISVRWGRGYRLAAHLRPLITSLASADLVMTFVVMPLDAIWNITVQWYGGDIMCKLLCFLKLFAMHSAAFILVVVSLDRYRAILHPLDSLDAGLRNRRMLLVAWTLSLLLASPQLFIFRAIKAEGVDFTQCVTHGSFRYLWQETAYNMFHFVTLYVVPLLVMIFCYTRILTKINGQMHKSKDGEHCLRRSGTDMIPRARIKTLKMTIVIVSSFVICWTPYYILGIWYWFQPAIIKRTPEYVHHILFVFGNLNTCCDPVIYSFYTPSFRADLADVMSCWRRRQINNASPRSVDRLSAVRAGAAVEMESDLSSNQHSGNPG